The Mycolicibacterium neoaurum DNA segment ATCCGGGTTAGTAGGTGTCGTTGTCCAGGTCGGTGCGGTCGAGTCCCATGGGCGTCGCCGCGGGGACGTCGCCGCCGCCGATCACCAACCTGGTCAACGGGGTCAGGGTACGAAACAAGACATCCAGGTCGGTGTCGCCGAGGACGTCGAAGGCCGACAGCGCCAGCCGGTCGGTGGCGTCTTCGATTTCTGACTTCAAATCACGCCCGGCATCGGTGAGTGCGCCGGTGCCGTCCAGCAGACCGCGGTCGGCAAGCCGGTCGACCTGCTCCTGCCAGAGTGCATCGTCGTAATCGCGGCTGCGTTTGATCATCTCGACCGGCACCCGGCCCGCCGCCGCGTGCAGCACATTCGATTCGCGGCCGCTGATGCCGAGCACTTGGAGCACAGCGATGTGTCCGTCCCCGCGGTGTTCGCGCAGCAGGGTAGCGGCGTGCCAGAGCCGAGCCAGCGGTTCCTCCGGCCAGGACAGGGCCAGGTTCGCCGCGAACAACGCCCGACCCTCCGGCGCGGCGCTGCGGGCGACGGCACCGAGCAGCTCAGCGGCGGTATCGACCCCGTCGGCGAGGCCGTACCCGCGCAGCGCAGCGACCGCTGCATTCTCCCTGGCGGCC contains these protein-coding regions:
- a CDS encoding SCO6745 family protein, with translation MSRSTTLARRLFDRLEPVHAVTYFAPQARAALDGLGFRGFWSGYFAARSAPLGPVPPEVVTAVFYNFAPHRVAKALPAAWEIAAPHVVLAARENAAVAALRGYGLADGVDTAAELLGAVARSAAPEGRALFAANLALSWPEEPLARLWHAATLLREHRGDGHIAVLQVLGISGRESNVLHAAAGRVPVEMIKRSRDYDDALWQEQVDRLADRGLLDGTGALTDAGRDLKSEIEDATDRLALSAFDVLGDTDLDVLFRTLTPLTRLVIGGGDVPAATPMGLDRTDLDNDTY